From a single Rutidosis leptorrhynchoides isolate AG116_Rl617_1_P2 chromosome 5, CSIRO_AGI_Rlap_v1, whole genome shotgun sequence genomic region:
- the LOC139848681 gene encoding uncharacterized protein translates to MVTNTRSSDEVTKELDVMRSSIADVTKAIADLTSQISSVLVQQNYLTTEMQKVKGGKGVSRKGSLQLTRITKLEFPKFDGEDVKGWIYRCNQFFFVDGIEDEEKVKVASIHLFSKALTWHQHFVKIYGEEVDWETYSEAILKRFGSTIEDPMAELKNLKQTTTVQIYQDEFEVLLSKVDISEKQAISLFLAGLQKEIELPVRMFRPKTLEDAYCLAKLQEDTIAATKKKFTPLLPTPRTNYGNYNSRTTPQQQSSITNPVTSGLALPSVPYNANNINYKSPAPRRQLTPKEVEEKRLKGLCFYCDQKYGPGHKFSGQIYSLEVLVGNELGDEEELDVPALGDDTEMEVNDEVIEYTPQISLHALTGTTAYQTMRVFGHVNKKPVHILIDSGSTHNFLDMETAKRLGCFTNKTSSMQVQIPGGNKITSLGDCKDFKWQMNGITFVDDMVVIPIGGCEMVLGIQWLKKLGDIKWNFEELKMVFMYKGDRVILRGNKKGMMQWVAGKSMDKSCVQQGASLACMCLGVYRITCYSAETQMDNASMQSSPITHLLSKNADVFNIPTSLPPKRSHDHKIPLKEGTLPINTRPYRHPPAQKDAIETMVAELLDTGVIRASQSPFSAPIVMVKKKDGSWRMCVDYRELNKQTIKDKFPIPIIEELIDELHGSVVFSKLDLRSGYH, encoded by the coding sequence ATGGTGACAAATACTCGCAGCTCAGATGAAGTTACAAAGGAATTAGACGTGATGAGGTCATCAATTGCAGATGTTACAAAGGCGATTGCTGATCTAACTTCACAAATTAGTAGTGTGTTGGTTCAACAGAACTACTTGACGACTGAAATGCAAAAGGTTAAAGGTGGGAAAGGAGTAAGCAGGAAAGGATCATTGCAGCTCACCAGAATCACCAAACTAGAGTTTCCTAAGTTTGATGGTGAAGATGTGAAGGGATGGATCTACAGATGCAACCAATTCTTCTTTGTTGATGGAATTGAAGATGAAGAAAAAGTAAAAGTAGCTTCAATTCATCTCTTCAGTAAAGCTCTAACATGGCATCAACACTTTGTGAAGATCTATGGTGAAGAAGTGGATTGGGAAACATATTCTGAAGCTATCTTGAAACGATTTGGATCTACAATTGAGGATCCAATGGCTGAACTCAAGAATTTGAAGCAGACCACTACTGTGCAGATCTATCAAGATGAGTTTGAAGTCCTGCTTAGCAAGGTGGATATAAGTGAGAAACAAGCAATCAGTCTATTCTTGGCTGGGTTGCAGAAGGAAATCGAATTACCTGTAAGAATGTTTAGGCCAAAAACATTAGAAGATGCCTACTGTTTGGCCAAGTTACAGGAGGACACCATAGCTGCAACCAAGAAGAAGTTTACTCCACTGTTACCAACCCCAAGAACCAATTATGGAAATTACAATTCAAGAACTACACCACAACAGCAGAGTAGCATTACAAACCCTGTTACAAGTGGGTTAGCATTACCATCAGTACCTTACAATGCTAACAATATAAACTATAAAAGTCCAGCACCTAGAAGACAACTAACACCAAAAGAAGTAGAAGAAAAGAGGTTGAAGGGATTGTGCTTTTATTGTGACCAAAAGTATGGTCCTGGACACAAGTTCAGTGGCCAAATTTACTCACTAGAGGTGTTAGTGGGTAATGAATTGGGAGATGAGGAAGAGTTAGATGTACCTGCATTAGGAGATGATACAGAAATGGAAGTCAATGATGAGGTAATAGAATACACACCTCAGATTTCCTTACATGCTTTGACTGGTACCACTGCATATCAAACCATGAGAGTCTTTGGTCATGTGAATAAGAAACCAGTCCATATTTTGATTGACTCGGGTAGTACACATAATTTTCTGGATATGGAGACTGCAAAAAGGCTAGGGTGTTTTACTAACAAAACAAGCTCTATGCAAGTACAGATTCCAGGTGGTAACAAAATCACTAGTTTAGGTGATTGTAAAGACTTTAAGTGGCAAATGAATGGAATAACTTTTGTGGATGATATGGTAGTAATTCCTATAGGAGGATGTGAAATGGTTCTTGGAATCCAATGGCTCAAGAAATTAGGGGACATCAAATGGAATTTTGAAGAGCTTAAAATGGTGTTTATGTATAAGGGTGACAGAGTCATTTTAAGGGGTAACAAAAAGGGAATGATGCAATGGGTAGCTGGTAAGAGTATGGATAAATCTTGTGTTCAACAAGGGGCATCCTTAGCTTGCATGTGTTTAGGTGTATACCGTATAACCTGCTACAGTGCTGAAACTCAAATGGATAATGCAAGTATGCAAAGTTCACCTATAACACACCTTTTGAGCAAAAATGCTGATGTATTTAATATACCCACTAGCTTACCACCTAAAAGATCCCATGATCACAAAATCCCTTTAAAAGAAGGAACATTACCCATCAACACCAGACCATACAGACACCCACCTGCTCAAAAGGATGCAATTGAAACCATGGTGGCTGAGTTACTGGATACAGGAGTCATAAGGGCTAGTCAAAGTCCTTTCTCTGCTCCTATTGTCATGGTTAAAAAAAAGGATGGTAGCTGGAGGATGTGTGtggactatagagagttgaacaaacaaaCTATCAAAGATAAGTTTCCTATTCCCATAATTGAGGAGCTTATTGATGAATTACATGGGTCTGTGGTGTTTTCTAAGCTTGACCTAAGGTCTGGCTATCATTAA